A region of the Acidobacteriota bacterium genome:
GCCTGCCGATGGCAGTGTGCTGGTCGAAGGCAACACCTGGGTAGCTGAAACCCGAAGGTGAATATTGAAATGCCAATTAAACAGGCTGTCCGGTGTTGAACAAGCGGTCTTTGACCGTGCCGGACAGAGGATGTTGACCAACTCCCTTTATTTCATTTTTCAAGGTAATACACCTATGAACACACCAACGAACGCGACATTAAATACCCTGAGCGCATTTCCGGCTTCGCTGCTGTCAGTTGAAATGAATGAGCAAGAAGCACCGCCACGAAACCACGCGATTCGCATTCGCGGTTTGCGAAAAAATTACGGCGCAATCGCAGCCGTGCGCGGCATTGATTTGGATATTCGTGAAGGCGAAATCTTCGGACTCATCGGGCCCGATGGCGCGGGCAAAACCTCAGTGTTTCAAGTTCTCGGTGGGGTAATGGCGGCAACCGCAGGTGAAGCGTTGGTATTCGGTCAAACGACACGCGACGCCCGCAATATCATCGGTTATCTCACGCAGGCTTTCAGTCTCTATCAGGATTTAAGCGTCGCTGAAAACCTGCGTTATATGGGTGAACTCCGAAAATTATCGCGCCAGCAAATTGAAACGCGCGGCAATCGCTATTTGAAATTGTTCGATATGGACAGGTTCACCGCCCGTTTGGCAGGAAGACTCAGTGGCGGTATGAAACAGAAACTCGCGCTTACCTGCGCGCTCATCAGCGAACCGAAAATTTTATTACTTGATGAACCGACCACCGGCGTCGACCCGGTTTCGCGCCGCGAATTCTGGGATGCGCTGGCGGCGCTTGCAACCGAAGGCATGACCATCGTGGTCGCCACACCTTATCTCGACGAAGCCGAACGCTGTACGCGAGTGGCGCTGATGCAGGACGGCACCATTCATCAAACCGGAACACCCGCCGAACTTCGCGAAAATCTCGGACTCGAACGTCTGGAAGTTCGCGCTGAGGATTTGAGTCGCGCCGAAGAATTACTCAGTAAGGTTTCCGAGATTGCCGATGTACAACGCTTCGGCGACCGGCTTGATGTGATGGTGAGCGATTTGAAAATCGGCGAAACCTGTGCGCGTGCAGCGTTGAAGCAGGCGGGTCTTGAAGTGCGCGAGATTCGCGCGGTTTCGCCGACCCTTGAAAATACCTTTGTCGCGGTGTTGCGCGAACTCGGCGGCATTGTCAGAACTCCGGCATTTCCGGTTCGGCGAATATTTCGCGAGCGCGACCCGGATGCCATCGCCATTAAAGCCATTGATCTACAAAAGCGTTTCGGCGCGTTTCATGCCGTGAAAGATATCAACATTGCAATCAAATACGGCGAGATTTACGGACTCTTAGGGGCAAACGGCGCAGGCAAAACCACCACTATCAAAATGCTCTGCGGACTGATTGGCGCATCGAGCGGCGACATTGAACTCGCCGGCGAACGCGGCAGTCTACGTTCGAGTTTTTTACGGCGGCGCATCGGCTATATGTCACAGAAATTTTCGCTCTACGACGATTTGACAATTAACGATAATCTCGATTTTTTCGCGGGCGTTTATCAAATACCGCTTGCGGAGCGTGAAGAGAAAAAACGCTGGGTATTGGAATTTTCGGGACTCGAAGGGCAAGGCAATATGATGACCGGCGATTTGCCCGGCGGTTGGAAACAGCGTGTTGCTTTCGGCGCGGCAGTGATGCACGAACCGAGCGTGTTGTTTTTGGATGAGCCGACATCAGGGGTTGACCCGCTCGCCCGCCGCGCATTCTGGAAGATGATCAACACGCTTGCTGACCGTGGTGTCGCGGTGCTCGTCACCACGCATTATCTCGAAGAAGCCGAGCAGTGCAATCGGCTAGGGTTTATGGTCGCGGGCGAACTCGTCGCTGAAGGCACACCGACGGGAATCAAAGCCGAACAGACAGGGCATTTGCTCGAATTAAAAACCGAGCAACCGCAACGCGCCGCCGATTTATTGAAGCGTGCAATGGAGCGTTGGCGGGTTTCGCTCTTCGGGGATCGGTTGCACGTCATTGTTGATGAAGGCGCGGTCACAGAAATCAGCAGCCTTTCGCAAAAACTAAATGCCAATGGCATTGGCGTTTTTAAGGCTACCGAGGAGCGTTATTCGCTCGAAGACGTTTTTATCACTGTCGTCGAAAAAGCCCGTAAACAGGGCAAATTTGCGGTTGAGGATTAAAAGAAAGCGGAGGTCGAGAGTATGAAACGCATCATCGCCCAGGCGCGCAAAGAATTGACACAAACCTTCAGGGATAAATTGACGTTGACGCTCGCGATCATTCTGCCGCTCATTTTGCTGGTGCTGTTTGGCAAAGCGATTTCGTTTTCGGTCACTAATCTCCCGGTGGTTATTCAAGACCTGGATCAGACTCCGCTTTCGCGTCGTTATATTGATGCGTGTAACACCTCGCTTACCTTTCGTGTTCACCCTTTGCCTATTGATGCGCGACCGGAAACCATGCTCGATGGCGAAAAAGCCAGAGCAGCAATCATCATCCCGCAAAATTTCGAGCGTGATTATCTGCGCGGCGGGGATGCTCAGGTGCAATGGCTCATTGATGCGACCGATGCCAACACGGCAAACATCGTGCGCGGCAATGCTGCGGCAGTCACACAGGCTTTTGCCTCGCAAAAAGATTTCCGTGAATCGACATCGCCAATCAAAGCCGAGATGCGCATGTGGCATAACCCCGGACGCGAATCGGATAAATATATCGGCTCCGGCGCGCTTGCAGTCGTGCTGGCGCTCTTTCCGCCATTGCTTGCGGCGCTTGCGACCTCGCGCGAAGGCGAACAGAAAACCATCCTGCAGGTTTATGTTTCAAGCATCTCCGCGCCTGAATTTTTACTCGGAAAAACGCTGGCTTTTTTCGTCATCGCTTTGACCGAATGGGCGCTCGCGGTACTCGCCAGCATGATGGTTTTCGGTTTGCGCTTTGCCGGTGACCCGACGCCGTTTGTGGTTGGAACTTTGCTTTACCTGTTTTGCAATGTCGGGTTCGGGGTGATGGTTGGCGCAGTGGTTCCCAATCAGGCAACCGCAATTCAAGCCGTGGCGATGGTCAGTTTTCTGCTGTCGTTCCTGTTATCGGGCTTTATGTTTCCGATTTCAAACATCCCCGCAGGGATTCGCTGGATAGCCGGGGTGGTTCCGGCGCGTTATTTCATTGAGATTGCCCGCGACGCTTTTTTGCGCGGCGGCGGTTGGGCGGCGGTGTGGCATGCGCCGCTGATGCTTGCACTGTTGGGATTATTTTACTTCGTTCTGGCGTGGCGAAAGATGCGCCACATGCAGGTGGATTTATGAAAAACTTATTGCACAAAATTTTCGCCACCAGACTCTGGGCATTGTTCTTAAAAGAACTGCGGCAAATCAAACGCGACCGCCGTTTGATTGCCTCGTTAATCGTTCCGCCGACGATTCAGATTTTGATTTTCGGTTTTGCCTTGAACCCCGAAGTCACCAATCTACGACTCGGTGTGGTTGATGAAAGCCGCAGCGCGACGAGCCGCGAATTGATTTCCGCCTTCGTTGAAAGTCAATCCTTTCAAGTGCGCAGCTTTTATGAATCGGGCGAGGCGCTCGGCGCAGCGCTTCGCGAAGGTAAGCTCGATGCCGGATTGATTATTCCAAATGATTTTGCGCGAAAACGCCAACGCCGCGAGACCGCCGATGTGCAGTTGTTGTTTGATGCGTCGGATTCAAACACCGCAGGGATTGCCGCAGGTTACGCTTCGCGAATTATTGCTGCGCTCAATCAGCGAGACGCCATCAACGGGCGCGCAATAGCAATCAACTCACCGCCGATGCCAAAACCAGAAGGAAAAATTTCATCGTGGGTGGCATTGCTTTACAATCCGGGACTCGAAAGCGCCTGGTTTATCATCACCGGAACGCTTGGCATCCTGCTGGTGTTGAACGGTTCGCTGATTGCTTCGGCATCGCTGGTTAAAGAAAAAGAGATTGGCACGGTTGAACAATTATTGATGACGCCTGCCGAGGCTTCGGAAATTATTATTGCCAAAATCGCGCCGCTTTTTTTATTGCTGTTGATTGATATTGGTCTGGCGCTGGGCGTCGGGTACGCGGTGTTCGATGTGCCGGTGCGCGGCAATCTTTTATTGCTCTGTTCTGCCGGTGGGCTTTGCATCTTTGCAGGCATCGGCATCGGCACATTCATTGCGACCTTCACACGGTCGCAACAACAGGCGCAGTTGCTCATTTTTTTTATCAATCCGCCGCTGGCTTTGCTTTCAGGCGCGACTACGCCGATTGAAGGAATGCCCGATTGGTTACAACCTTTGACTTATTTAAATCCGATTCGCCATTTTGCCACCATCGCGCGCGGCATCATGCTCAAAGCCGCAGGTATGGAAGTTTTATACCCGCACCTGCTGGCGCTGCTCGCTTTTGCCGTTCTGTTAGTTGGCATAAGCGCCTGGCGGTTTCGCAAACAACTCGGCTGAGTTGAAAGAAATTCACCACAGAGACACCGAGACACCGAGAAAAAGGTAAAAAGGTGAACCGATAAGTTTTTCAAATCCTCCCCGACTTCCTATTTCCCTTTCTTTTTCTTCTCTGTGTCTCGGTGTCTCTGTGGTTTTATTCACTACTTTTCAGCATCAGTCCATTTTCTTGACAATGCTCTACGCGCTCTCTACTATTTTCGGTCTTGAGAGTCAGCTACTTTCTGAGTTATGGGGGACAACGATTGAACATCCTGTTTGTGGCATCAGAGGTTGTCCCCTACGCGAAAACCGGCGGACTCGCGGACGTTGCGGGCGCATTACCGAAAGCCCTGGCGCGACTCGGACACCGGGTTCGCATCGTGATGCCGCGTTACAATCTCGAAAAAATCCTGCACAGCGGCGAACGCCTTCCCGGCAACATTCAGGTTCCGTTTGACGGTCAGCTTTACACATCGGATATCTATCTTGATCGTTCCAGCGAAGTGCCGGTCTATTTCATCGACGCGCCACATTTCTATTTTCGCGGCAAACTCTACGGCGAGCATGACGACCCTGACCGCTTCGCCTATTTCAGCCGCGCCACCGTTGAACTCGCCAAAGCCTTCAATGAACAATTCGACATCTTTCATCTGAATGATTGGATGACCGGGCTGATTCCGATTTATGTAAAAGCGGTGTACGCCAAAGACCCGGTGATTGCTCATGTCAAAACTGTGTTTACGATTCACAACATGGCGTTTCATGGGTTGTTCAGCCCGTATTCGACCGGCAAATACGGCTTGCCGGAATGGGTCAATCGCTCGGAAGGCGGCATCGAATTTCATGGCGTATCAAGTATGCTCAAAGCCGGTCTGGTATTTTCCGATGCCATCAACGCCGTCAGTCCCAAATACGCGCAAGAGATTCAAACCCCCGAATACGCTTATCAATTTGATGGCGTGTTGCGCGCCCGTCGGCACCGGCTTTTCGGCATTTTAAACGGCGTGGATTACGAAGAATGGAGTCCCGAAAACGACCCTTACATCGCTGCTCACTTTTCGCCGCACGATTTGACCGGCAAACGCGAATGCAAACGCGATTTGCTGCGCACTTTCGGGTTGCCGGAAGATTTAGAGCGCCCGTTGATTGGTTGCGTGTCGCGGCTTTCCGACCAGAAAGGTTTCGATTTAATCATTGATGCCATCTGGCGAGTGTTGGACAGAGGCGCGAATTTTGTATTGCTCGGTTCGGGCGCAAAATATTTTGAAGATGCTTTTCAACGTTTGCGCGATACCCGCCCGCATCAGGTCGGCGTCTATTTCGGACTGTCGAATGAACTGGCGCACAAAATCGAAGCCGGTGCAGACATGTTTTTGATGCCGTCGCGGTTTGAGCCTTGCGGACTCAATCAAATGTATTCGCTCAAATACGGGACTGCGCCGATTGTCCGCGCGGTTGGCGGACTCGATGATACGATTGAAAATTTCAATCGCGCTACCAGGCAGGGCAATGGCTTTAAATTTTATGACTACGATGCCGACAAACTGGTGGAAAAAATTTATGAAGCGTTGATGGTCTATATGGATAAAGAGTTGTGGCGGCAGTTGATGCTCAACGGCATGTATGCAGACTATTCGTGGAATGTTTCGGCGCGGCAATACGTCGCGTTGTACGAGCGCCTGACGCATAGTTAAATTGGCTCAAGTCTGGTAATTTTATGTGCTGATATTTAAAACCGGGAAATAAACCGGACTGGTTTTTTGATTCATATTCTGGATTCATTAAATAAATATTTTTGGAGGTTTAAATGAACAAATTCGTCAGTGAAGTAACCGATGAGACTTTTGAACAGGAAGTTTTAAAATCTGCTCAACCGGTGTTGGTTGATTTTTGGGCAGAATGGTGTGGCCCGTGCCGCGCCCTGGCTCCGGCAGTTGATGCGGTCGCCGAAGATTACAGCGGCAAAGCCAAAGTCGTAAAACTCAATGTCGATTTCAGTCCGAATGTTCCCGCGCGTTACGGCATTCGCGGCATTCCGACATTGATTTTGTTCAAAGGTGGCGATGAAGCCGACCG
Encoded here:
- a CDS encoding ATP-binding cassette domain-containing protein, with product MNEQEAPPRNHAIRIRGLRKNYGAIAAVRGIDLDIREGEIFGLIGPDGAGKTSVFQVLGGVMAATAGEALVFGQTTRDARNIIGYLTQAFSLYQDLSVAENLRYMGELRKLSRQQIETRGNRYLKLFDMDRFTARLAGRLSGGMKQKLALTCALISEPKILLLDEPTTGVDPVSRREFWDALAALATEGMTIVVATPYLDEAERCTRVALMQDGTIHQTGTPAELRENLGLERLEVRAEDLSRAEELLSKVSEIADVQRFGDRLDVMVSDLKIGETCARAALKQAGLEVREIRAVSPTLENTFVAVLRELGGIVRTPAFPVRRIFRERDPDAIAIKAIDLQKRFGAFHAVKDINIAIKYGEIYGLLGANGAGKTTTIKMLCGLIGASSGDIELAGERGSLRSSFLRRRIGYMSQKFSLYDDLTINDNLDFFAGVYQIPLAEREEKKRWVLEFSGLEGQGNMMTGDLPGGWKQRVAFGAAVMHEPSVLFLDEPTSGVDPLARRAFWKMINTLADRGVAVLVTTHYLEEAEQCNRLGFMVAGELVAEGTPTGIKAEQTGHLLELKTEQPQRAADLLKRAMERWRVSLFGDRLHVIVDEGAVTEISSLSQKLNANGIGVFKATEERYSLEDVFITVVEKARKQGKFAVED
- a CDS encoding ABC transporter permease, giving the protein MKRIIAQARKELTQTFRDKLTLTLAIILPLILLVLFGKAISFSVTNLPVVIQDLDQTPLSRRYIDACNTSLTFRVHPLPIDARPETMLDGEKARAAIIIPQNFERDYLRGGDAQVQWLIDATDANTANIVRGNAAAVTQAFASQKDFRESTSPIKAEMRMWHNPGRESDKYIGSGALAVVLALFPPLLAALATSREGEQKTILQVYVSSISAPEFLLGKTLAFFVIALTEWALAVLASMMVFGLRFAGDPTPFVVGTLLYLFCNVGFGVMVGAVVPNQATAIQAVAMVSFLLSFLLSGFMFPISNIPAGIRWIAGVVPARYFIEIARDAFLRGGGWAAVWHAPLMLALLGLFYFVLAWRKMRHMQVDL
- a CDS encoding ABC transporter permease; amino-acid sequence: MKNLLHKIFATRLWALFLKELRQIKRDRRLIASLIVPPTIQILIFGFALNPEVTNLRLGVVDESRSATSRELISAFVESQSFQVRSFYESGEALGAALREGKLDAGLIIPNDFARKRQRRETADVQLLFDASDSNTAGIAAGYASRIIAALNQRDAINGRAIAINSPPMPKPEGKISSWVALLYNPGLESAWFIITGTLGILLVLNGSLIASASLVKEKEIGTVEQLLMTPAEASEIIIAKIAPLFLLLLIDIGLALGVGYAVFDVPVRGNLLLLCSAGGLCIFAGIGIGTFIATFTRSQQQAQLLIFFINPPLALLSGATTPIEGMPDWLQPLTYLNPIRHFATIARGIMLKAAGMEVLYPHLLALLAFAVLLVGISAWRFRKQLG
- the glgA gene encoding glycogen synthase GlgA; the protein is MNILFVASEVVPYAKTGGLADVAGALPKALARLGHRVRIVMPRYNLEKILHSGERLPGNIQVPFDGQLYTSDIYLDRSSEVPVYFIDAPHFYFRGKLYGEHDDPDRFAYFSRATVELAKAFNEQFDIFHLNDWMTGLIPIYVKAVYAKDPVIAHVKTVFTIHNMAFHGLFSPYSTGKYGLPEWVNRSEGGIEFHGVSSMLKAGLVFSDAINAVSPKYAQEIQTPEYAYQFDGVLRARRHRLFGILNGVDYEEWSPENDPYIAAHFSPHDLTGKRECKRDLLRTFGLPEDLERPLIGCVSRLSDQKGFDLIIDAIWRVLDRGANFVLLGSGAKYFEDAFQRLRDTRPHQVGVYFGLSNELAHKIEAGADMFLMPSRFEPCGLNQMYSLKYGTAPIVRAVGGLDDTIENFNRATRQGNGFKFYDYDADKLVEKIYEALMVYMDKELWRQLMLNGMYADYSWNVSARQYVALYERLTHS
- the trxA gene encoding thioredoxin; protein product: MNKFVSEVTDETFEQEVLKSAQPVLVDFWAEWCGPCRALAPAVDAVAEDYSGKAKVVKLNVDFSPNVPARYGIRGIPTLILFKGGDEADRVIGMTSKDNIARMIDQAIGA